From one uncultured Methanoregula sp. genomic stretch:
- the infB gene encoding translation initiation factor IF-2, with the protein MAENPKIRTPIVCVMGHVDHGKTSLLDRIRGSSVVSSEVGAITQHIGATIVPIEAIRTMSGTVGKASINIPGLLFIDTPGHHAFTTLRARGGALADMAILVVDINQGFQPQTIEALQILRNCRTPFVIAATKIDRIHGWRVNENETFLSSFAKQNERVQGTVENKTYEIVGKLSELEFSADRFDRVSDFQRNLAIVPVSAHTGEGIADLLLVMIGLAQRYMSDALKLVVEGPGAGTVLEVKEERGLGTTLDVILYDGTLSIGDEIAVATQDSVIFTKVRSLLQPRPMKEILVEDRFERVRSVAAASGIKVTAPNLEGVIAGSPFFVIRGNRDEIEVKIKKEMTEIHVNLAEEGIVIKADTIGALEALCKELEGKEIGVMRAEVGPVSRHDLIETETIKNPQFRVLLSFNTPVLPDAAEMIKNPLYTQVKVFEGQVIYKLIDQYLEWRDEQKRMLEKQRFEHVVMPAKIRLLPDCVFRQSNPAVVGVRVLGGKLRSDVNLIHMDGKKVGHLKTMQLRQESIREADAGLEVAISIEGATVGRQVNVGDDLFVDVPERHVKVLEKEMLKTLNITTQEILAEYTAMRRKGEPFWGK; encoded by the coding sequence ATGGCGGAGAACCCAAAAATAAGGACACCGATTGTCTGCGTCATGGGACATGTGGACCACGGCAAGACATCATTGCTGGACCGGATCCGCGGTTCATCCGTTGTGAGTTCCGAAGTGGGCGCCATCACCCAGCATATCGGTGCCACGATCGTCCCCATTGAGGCCATCCGGACCATGAGCGGGACCGTGGGTAAGGCATCTATCAATATTCCCGGCCTGCTTTTCATCGATACACCGGGACATCATGCATTCACAACCCTCCGGGCCCGTGGCGGAGCACTGGCGGATATGGCGATTCTCGTGGTGGATATCAACCAGGGCTTCCAGCCCCAGACCATAGAGGCGCTCCAGATCCTGCGGAACTGCCGGACACCGTTCGTCATTGCTGCAACCAAGATCGACCGCATCCATGGCTGGAGGGTGAACGAGAATGAAACGTTCCTTTCCTCGTTTGCCAAACAGAACGAGCGGGTTCAGGGAACGGTGGAGAACAAGACCTACGAGATTGTCGGCAAACTGTCCGAACTTGAATTCTCTGCCGACCGGTTCGACCGGGTCTCTGATTTCCAGCGTAACCTCGCCATAGTTCCGGTCAGCGCCCATACCGGGGAGGGCATTGCGGATCTCCTCCTTGTCATGATCGGGCTTGCCCAGCGGTACATGAGCGATGCACTCAAGCTTGTCGTGGAAGGTCCAGGTGCCGGGACGGTTCTTGAAGTTAAGGAGGAGCGGGGTCTCGGGACAACGCTCGACGTGATCCTGTATGACGGGACGCTCAGTATCGGCGACGAGATCGCCGTTGCCACGCAGGACAGCGTCATCTTCACCAAGGTCAGATCCCTCCTGCAACCCCGCCCCATGAAAGAGATCCTTGTTGAAGACCGGTTCGAACGGGTCAGGTCAGTTGCCGCTGCATCAGGGATCAAGGTTACAGCACCCAACCTGGAGGGCGTCATCGCTGGTTCCCCCTTTTTCGTCATCCGCGGCAACCGGGACGAGATCGAGGTAAAGATCAAAAAAGAGATGACCGAGATCCATGTGAATCTGGCCGAAGAAGGGATCGTCATCAAGGCTGATACGATCGGGGCCCTTGAAGCGCTCTGCAAGGAGCTTGAGGGCAAAGAGATCGGTGTGATGCGGGCGGAGGTCGGCCCGGTGAGCCGGCATGACCTGATCGAGACCGAGACCATCAAGAACCCCCAGTTCCGGGTGCTTCTCTCTTTCAACACTCCCGTTCTTCCGGATGCTGCAGAGATGATAAAAAACCCGCTTTATACTCAGGTCAAGGTTTTCGAAGGACAGGTTATCTACAAGCTTATTGACCAGTATCTCGAATGGCGGGATGAACAGAAGCGCATGCTCGAGAAGCAGCGGTTCGAGCATGTGGTCATGCCGGCCAAGATCCGGCTCCTTCCGGACTGCGTTTTCCGCCAGAGCAACCCGGCGGTTGTTGGTGTACGGGTACTGGGCGGAAAACTGCGCAGCGATGTGAACCTGATCCATATGGACGGAAAGAAGGTGGGACACCTCAAGACCATGCAGCTCCGGCAGGAATCGATCCGTGAGGCCGATGCCGGCCTGGAAGTGGCGATCTCCATTGAAGGTGCTACAGTCGGCCGCCAGGTGAATGTTGGCGACGACCTGTTCGTGGATGTTCCCGAACGGCACGTGAAAGTTCTCGAGAAAGAGATGTTAAAGACTCTCAACATAACCACCCAGGAGATCCTCGCAGAGTATACGGCAATGCGCCGCAAGGGAGAACCCTTCTGGGGAAAATGA
- a CDS encoding 30S ribosomal protein S6e: MVEFKFVVSDPKTGRAYNVDVSGGAAGSIVGKRIGDEVDAGSLGLAGYKILITGASDRTGITAKQSLPGAGRRKLLLAGGVGFHPNMDGERRRKTIRANEITQDFVQINARVTAYGEKPLDELFPKVEGEKKEKAAKAGRR; the protein is encoded by the coding sequence ATGGTTGAGTTTAAATTCGTTGTATCAGACCCCAAGACCGGTCGTGCCTACAATGTTGATGTCAGCGGCGGGGCAGCGGGTTCAATCGTGGGCAAACGCATAGGCGATGAAGTTGACGCAGGTTCCCTCGGACTTGCCGGATATAAAATCCTGATCACCGGTGCATCCGACCGTACAGGAATCACGGCAAAGCAGAGTCTCCCGGGTGCAGGCCGCAGGAAACTCCTTCTCGCAGGCGGAGTCGGGTTCCACCCGAACATGGATGGCGAGCGCAGGAGAAAGACGATCCGGGCAAACGAGATCACTCAGGATTTCGTACAGATCAATGCACGGGTCACCGCCTACGGGGAGAAGCCTCTCGACGAACTCTTCCCGAAGGTTGAGGGTGAGAAGAAAGAGAAGGCGGCAAAGGCCGGCAGAAGATAA
- a CDS encoding DUF2240 family protein: MTIRIALAAPFKHTRKNGMRKNELVYYYALDRKWMSTEQANLLLRRAEEEGLIRQENGIFSPCFDLSEVSIPIGFKPTSAIFERNDPTQELIRRIVQARNIQETEVVAEMNRIIRDQFDGNLLPAAALILLAKKDHIPFEDLYEALQQSVSGS, from the coding sequence GTGACGATCCGGATTGCGCTTGCCGCTCCGTTCAAGCATACCCGGAAGAACGGGATGCGTAAAAATGAGCTGGTCTATTATTATGCACTTGACCGGAAATGGATGAGCACGGAGCAGGCAAATCTGTTGCTGCGACGGGCAGAAGAAGAGGGACTTATTCGCCAGGAAAACGGGATCTTCTCTCCCTGTTTTGACCTGTCAGAAGTGAGCATTCCCATCGGGTTCAAGCCAACATCTGCTATTTTTGAGCGGAATGACCCGACTCAGGAGCTGATCCGGCGGATTGTGCAGGCCCGGAATATTCAGGAAACGGAAGTAGTAGCCGAGATGAACCGCATCATCAGGGACCAGTTTGACGGAAATCTTCTTCCCGCTGCTGCCCTCATCCTGCTTGCCAAAAAAGACCATATTCCTTTTGAGGACCTGTACGAAGCACTCCAGCAGTCAGTATCCGGCAGCTGA